The Virgibacillus phasianinus genome includes a window with the following:
- a CDS encoding Na+/H+ antiporter NhaC family protein has product MENTIWSLVPPLLAIIMVLLTKRVLLSLGVGIIAAAFFIKSFDVLASLTIIWDAFKGVFVADGHLNQWNVFILLFVLILGILTAFISMMGGTRAFGEWMIKRVKTRIGAQVMTAILGIIVFVDDYFNSLTVGQVARPVTDKHRVSRAKLSYIVDSTSAPVCVIAPVSSWGAYIIGLIGTVLATNNITEYSAFSAFIQIIPMNFYVWAALGVVFVIAIRQADFGPMKKHENLAAKTGQVMGKDSKDKIDTASNLPISKIGRISDLVAPIIVLFFATLWFIYWTGSKAVEGEATLINIFGSADVPKSLLYGGLTGLLLTFILFVRHVRSKNLSGRHFGLGLWEGAKSMIPGFSILIFAWVIVTLIGELGTGTYLAGLVESSNLSIMFLPFIVFVMAGFIAFATGTSWGSFGILLPIAGEIAAAADPTLLLPMLAAVLAGAVFGDHCSPISDTTILSSTGSNCDHMDHVTTQIPYALLAAGLSGLGYLVLGITGNVWVGLAVVILGLIVLFFTLKKPEKVLNSEESVAQ; this is encoded by the coding sequence ATGGAGAATACAATTTGGTCACTGGTACCGCCATTATTAGCTATTATCATGGTGCTACTTACAAAGCGTGTACTGCTGTCACTTGGTGTTGGGATAATTGCTGCAGCTTTTTTCATTAAAAGTTTCGACGTATTGGCTTCACTGACTATTATTTGGGATGCGTTTAAAGGTGTATTTGTTGCTGATGGGCACTTGAATCAATGGAATGTGTTTATCCTGCTGTTCGTGCTAATCCTTGGAATTCTAACAGCGTTCATTAGTATGATGGGTGGTACTAGGGCCTTTGGTGAATGGATGATTAAACGGGTAAAGACACGTATCGGCGCTCAGGTGATGACAGCAATCCTTGGAATCATTGTTTTTGTGGACGATTATTTCAATAGTTTAACTGTTGGGCAAGTGGCCAGACCGGTTACCGATAAACACCGGGTATCAAGGGCGAAACTTTCGTATATTGTAGACTCTACTTCGGCACCTGTATGTGTAATTGCCCCTGTTTCAAGTTGGGGCGCATATATAATCGGCCTGATCGGAACAGTACTTGCAACGAACAATATCACGGAATACAGTGCATTTAGTGCATTTATTCAAATCATTCCGATGAACTTTTACGTTTGGGCGGCGCTAGGTGTTGTGTTTGTCATTGCAATCAGACAGGCAGACTTCGGGCCGATGAAAAAACATGAAAATCTAGCAGCTAAAACAGGACAGGTGATGGGCAAAGATAGCAAAGACAAAATCGATACCGCATCCAATCTTCCAATAAGTAAAATTGGACGAATCAGTGATTTAGTAGCCCCAATAATAGTTTTATTTTTTGCTACGCTTTGGTTTATTTATTGGACTGGAAGTAAAGCAGTTGAGGGGGAAGCGACGTTAATCAATATTTTTGGGAGTGCCGACGTACCAAAGTCACTTCTATATGGTGGTCTTACAGGACTTCTGTTGACGTTTATCCTGTTTGTAAGACATGTTCGGAGTAAAAATTTGTCTGGCAGGCATTTTGGACTTGGCCTGTGGGAAGGCGCAAAGTCAATGATCCCGGGATTCTCTATCCTAATCTTTGCATGGGTTATTGTTACATTGATTGGGGAACTTGGGACAGGAACTTATCTTGCTGGTCTGGTAGAATCGTCTAATCTAAGTATTATGTTTTTACCATTCATTGTATTTGTAATGGCAGGGTTTATTGCATTTGCGACCGGTACCTCCTGGGGTTCATTTGGGATATTGCTTCCAATTGCAGGTGAAATTGCAGCTGCTGCCGATCCAACATTGCTTCTTCCAATGCTTGCAGCAGTTTTAGCAGGTGCAGTATTTGGCGACCATTGTTCGCCAATCTCTGATACTACTATTTTGTCGTCAACAGGATCAAATTGCGACCATATGGATCATGTAACAACACAAATACCGTACGCTTTATTAGCAGCAGGGCTGTCAGGTCTTGGCTATTTAGTGCTTGGCATTACTGGGAATGTATGGGTAGGGCTTGCGGTAGTTATTCTCGGCTTGATTGTTTTATTTTTTACATTAAAAAAGCCAGAAAAAGTTTTAAATTCAGAGGAAAGCGTTGCCCAGTAA
- the kynU gene encoding kynureninase produces MKKRCLPLNTERTYAQFLDEQDDLLGFRDEFHLPYGTIYFDGNSLGLLSKQAADSLEKLLDSWKRHAIDGWTEDVEPWFYLSEKLGKMTAPLVGARMEEVIVTGSTTTNLHQLVSSFYKPHGKKTKILADALNFPSDIYALKSQLKLKGYDPNEHLIQVQSSDGNTLNTADIIKAMTDDVALIMLPGVLYRSGQILDMKTLTREAHKRGIVIGFDLCHSIGSIPHHLSDWGVDFAFWCNYKHLNGGPGCVAGLYVNKKHFGNEPGLAGWFSSSKETQFDMSHTLTAAEDAGAYQIGTPHVLSAAPLLGSLKVFQEAGIDRVRNKSLQLTKYMMELIEVELKDYQFTIANPKDDAVRGGHIYLEHTEAARICKALKADKVIPDFRTPNGIRLAPVALYNTFEEVWETVQILKTIMQEERYKKYENKRGVIA; encoded by the coding sequence ATTAAAAAGAGGTGCTTACCGTTGAATACAGAAAGAACATATGCACAATTTTTAGATGAACAGGACGATTTACTGGGATTTCGGGATGAATTCCACCTTCCATATGGAACGATATATTTCGATGGAAATTCACTGGGACTACTGTCAAAACAAGCAGCGGATTCCCTGGAAAAATTACTAGACTCCTGGAAAAGGCATGCCATCGATGGCTGGACAGAAGATGTGGAGCCTTGGTTCTATCTATCAGAAAAGCTTGGGAAAATGACCGCCCCTTTAGTTGGTGCAAGAATGGAAGAAGTGATTGTTACAGGTTCGACGACAACCAATCTCCATCAGCTGGTTTCAAGCTTCTATAAACCACATGGGAAGAAAACAAAAATTCTGGCAGACGCTTTAAACTTCCCGTCTGATATATATGCGCTAAAAAGCCAATTAAAATTAAAAGGATATGACCCAAATGAGCATTTAATCCAGGTGCAAAGCAGTGACGGCAATACCTTGAATACAGCTGATATCATTAAAGCAATGACGGATGATGTTGCATTAATCATGCTGCCTGGTGTTCTGTATCGCAGCGGCCAAATTTTGGATATGAAAACACTCACAAGAGAAGCCCATAAACGCGGAATCGTGATTGGTTTTGACTTATGTCATTCCATTGGCTCTATCCCGCACCACCTATCCGACTGGGGAGTTGACTTTGCATTTTGGTGTAACTACAAGCACCTTAATGGCGGCCCGGGATGTGTTGCTGGCTTATATGTAAATAAGAAGCACTTTGGAAATGAACCTGGCCTTGCGGGTTGGTTTAGTTCATCAAAAGAAACACAATTTGATATGTCGCATACACTTACCGCTGCTGAAGATGCCGGTGCATACCAAATTGGGACACCTCATGTGCTGAGTGCTGCACCCCTGCTGGGATCATTGAAAGTTTTCCAGGAGGCTGGTATCGACCGCGTTCGCAATAAATCCTTACAATTAACGAAATATATGATGGAACTTATTGAAGTCGAGTTGAAAGACTATCAATTTACTATTGCCAACCCAAAAGATGATGCCGTGCGTGGTGGTCATATTTATTTGGAACATACGGAAGCTGCCCGTATATGCAAGGCATTAAAAGCAGATAAGGTTATTCCAGATTTTAGAACGCCAAACGGAATTAGACTCGCCCCGGTAGCACTTTATAACACGTTTGAAGAAGTATGGGAAACTGTTCAGATTTTAAAAACAATCATGCAGGAAGAACGATACAAAAAATACGAAAATAAACGAGGTGTAATTGCATAA
- the kynB gene encoding arylformamidase produces the protein MTNEWIDVSQPLTNDMAHWPEDTPFSYSLTIAKQDSGSVNIGQITTSVHTGTHIDAPFHFDNDGKRIDELDVNLYVGEAIVLDVGNVQEITVETLGNFSFDGVTRVLLKTSLPNDHTRFPEQIPNLDPRIADFLAEKGIKLIGVDMPSVDALDSKELPTHHALYTNGIHILENLMLDNVEQGNYELIALPLAIKGADGSPVRAVLRKKTETDHN, from the coding sequence ATGACGAATGAATGGATTGATGTTTCGCAACCATTAACAAATGATATGGCACATTGGCCTGAGGATACACCTTTTTCCTATTCACTTACAATTGCTAAACAGGATTCTGGTTCTGTCAATATTGGGCAGATAACCACAAGTGTGCATACCGGTACACATATCGATGCACCATTTCATTTTGATAATGATGGTAAAAGGATTGATGAACTAGACGTTAATCTGTATGTGGGTGAAGCAATTGTTCTCGATGTGGGAAATGTACAGGAGATCACCGTTGAAACCTTAGGCAACTTTTCATTTGATGGAGTTACACGTGTATTATTAAAGACTTCACTGCCAAATGACCATACACGCTTTCCTGAACAAATTCCTAACCTCGATCCACGGATTGCGGACTTCTTAGCGGAAAAAGGAATCAAACTAATTGGCGTAGATATGCCTTCTGTCGATGCACTTGACAGCAAAGAATTACCTACACACCATGCACTGTATACTAATGGAATTCATATTTTAGAGAATTTGATGCTTGATAACGTAGAACAGGGTAACTACGAATTAATTGCACTGCCACTCGCAATTAAAGGTGCGGACGGCAGCCCGGTTCGCGCAGTACTACGGAAAAAAACGGAAACGGATCACAATTAG
- the kynA gene encoding tryptophan 2,3-dioxygenase — protein sequence MTDSHENNAFKKEKGIHTDFIEKMTYGDYLQLDSLLSSQKRLSNHHDEMLFIIIHQVSELWLKLIIHETQAAIDAINEDDLKSSSKMLSRVSKIQTQIIQAWDVLSTLTPAEYMKFRDKLGNASGFQSYQYRLVEFVLGYKTPFILEIYKKDPEVHALLEEAYHKPGLYDVAIQALARNGFEIDNDILNRDFSETYTENDSVENAWLEVYKNVDDNWELYQLAEKLVDVEDWFQQWRFRHMKTVERIIGHKIGTGGSSGVGYLKKVLDHYFFPELWGIRTKI from the coding sequence ATGACAGACTCGCATGAAAACAATGCATTCAAAAAAGAAAAAGGCATCCACACAGATTTTATTGAAAAAATGACTTACGGTGACTACTTGCAATTGGATTCATTGCTGTCCAGTCAAAAAAGATTATCCAATCATCATGATGAAATGTTATTTATTATCATTCATCAGGTTAGTGAACTATGGTTGAAATTGATTATACATGAAACACAGGCAGCAATAGATGCGATTAATGAGGATGATTTAAAGTCATCTTCGAAAATGCTGTCACGTGTATCGAAAATTCAAACCCAAATTATTCAGGCGTGGGACGTACTTTCCACCCTTACACCAGCAGAATATATGAAATTCCGTGATAAGCTAGGCAATGCTTCAGGGTTCCAATCCTATCAATATCGCCTGGTTGAATTTGTTCTCGGCTACAAGACTCCATTCATTTTAGAAATTTACAAGAAAGATCCTGAGGTCCATGCTCTTTTGGAAGAAGCCTACCATAAGCCCGGTCTTTACGACGTTGCTATTCAAGCTCTAGCTAGAAACGGTTTTGAAATTGATAACGATATATTAAATCGTGACTTCTCAGAAACTTATACCGAAAATGATTCTGTCGAAAATGCTTGGCTTGAAGTCTATAAAAATGTTGATGATAACTGGGAACTCTATCAGCTAGCAGAAAAGCTTGTTGATGTGGAGGACTGGTTTCAGCAATGGCGTTTCCGCCACATGAAAACAGTGGAACGAATTATCGGTCACAAGATTGGTACCGGTGGCTCGTCTGGTGTCGGTTATTTGAAAAAAGTTTTGGACCACTATTTTTTCCCGGAATTGTGGGGGATCCGCACAAAAATCTAA
- a CDS encoding sodium-dependent transporter, which produces MSKKQDQWSSKIGFILASAGAAIGLGAIWKFPYMTGMNGGGAFFLLFIGFTIIIGLPLLIAEFVIGRGAQKEAISAYKKLAPNSGWSIVGRWGVFGAFLLMSYYSVVGGWVLIYSALSIPGMIIKDSANYEQLFASITGNPLITIMGLALFMLLNIIVVSFGIKDGIERASKILMPLLFVFFIVLVIRAVTFEGAMEGLEFFLKPDFSKITGESVLYALGQSFFSLAVGISVMVTYSSYLGKDVSLPMSAGSVSIMNIIVSLLAGLAIFPVVFSFGLTPAEGPGLLFMVLPEAFALMPFGEVFLSLFLLLFLFAVLTSSFSMLEIITSAFTANKDRSRKKVAAIAGFIIFIAGIPAALSSSTLADLKIFDLTIFDASDFLVSNILLPGGCLMISLFIGFKMNKVLMEQEFTYSSQLSGSWFQLWFQLMRFVVPITIIIVFLGSLGIL; this is translated from the coding sequence ATGAGTAAAAAACAAGATCAGTGGTCATCAAAGATTGGATTTATTTTAGCATCAGCAGGAGCAGCAATTGGCCTTGGGGCCATATGGAAATTCCCATACATGACGGGAATGAATGGTGGCGGCGCATTTTTTTTACTTTTCATTGGCTTCACAATCATCATCGGATTACCGCTGTTAATTGCTGAGTTTGTCATTGGCCGCGGTGCACAAAAAGAGGCGATCAGCGCCTACAAAAAGCTCGCACCAAATAGTGGCTGGTCCATTGTCGGGCGTTGGGGTGTATTTGGAGCATTTCTGCTTATGTCATATTACAGTGTCGTGGGTGGATGGGTCCTTATTTATTCTGCCTTGTCCATTCCTGGAATGATCATAAAAGACAGTGCAAATTATGAACAACTATTCGCGTCTATAACTGGTAATCCATTAATAACAATTATGGGACTTGCACTATTTATGCTGCTGAATATTATTGTCGTTTCATTTGGGATTAAAGATGGAATTGAACGTGCCAGTAAAATACTTATGCCATTATTATTTGTCTTTTTTATTGTACTGGTTATCAGAGCGGTTACCTTTGAAGGCGCAATGGAAGGCCTGGAATTTTTCCTTAAACCGGATTTCTCAAAAATCACTGGGGAGAGTGTCCTGTATGCTTTAGGCCAGTCATTCTTCTCACTTGCGGTAGGTATTTCTGTGATGGTAACGTATAGTTCTTATCTGGGTAAAGACGTTAGTCTGCCAATGTCGGCAGGTTCCGTTTCAATAATGAATATTATTGTATCGTTATTGGCAGGGTTAGCTATCTTCCCAGTAGTATTCTCATTTGGATTAACCCCGGCGGAGGGACCAGGTCTATTATTTATGGTTTTACCGGAGGCCTTTGCACTGATGCCTTTTGGTGAGGTATTCTTAAGCTTATTCTTATTGCTATTCTTATTCGCAGTACTTACTTCATCGTTTAGTATGCTGGAAATCATAACATCCGCCTTTACAGCCAATAAGGATCGGTCGCGAAAAAAAGTTGCAGCTATTGCAGGGTTTATTATTTTCATTGCTGGTATCCCTGCTGCTTTATCATCAAGCACACTGGCAGACCTTAAAATTTTTGATTTAACCATTTTTGATGCGAGTGATTTTCTAGTGAGCAATATTTTATTACCTGGTGGCTGCTTAATGATTTCCTTGTTTATCGGGTTTAAAATGAACAAAGTACTAATGGAACAGGAATTCACCTATAGCAGTCAGCTATCAGGCAGCTGGTT